A window from Callithrix jacchus isolate 240 chromosome 17, calJac240_pri, whole genome shotgun sequence encodes these proteins:
- the GPR87 gene encoding G-protein coupled receptor 87: MGLNWTLAKLPNNELHGQESPNSGNRSDGPGKNTTLHNEFDTIVLPVLYLIIFVASILLNGLAVWIFFHIRNKTSFIFYLKNIVVADLIMTLTFPFRIIHDAGFGPWYFKFILCRYTSVLFYANMYTSIVFLGLISIDRYLKVVKPFGDSRMYSITFTKVLSICVWVIMAVLSLPNIILTNSQPTEDNIYDCMKLKSPLGVKWHKAVTYVNSCLFVAVLVILIGCYIAISRYIHKSSRQFISQSSRKRKHNQSIRVVVAVFFTCFLPYHLCRIPFTFSHLDRLLDESAHKILYYCKEMTLFLSACNVCLDPIIYFFMCRSFSRRLFKKSNIRTRSESIRSLQSVRRSEVRIYYDYTDV; the protein is encoded by the exons ATGGGGCTCAACTGGACACTTGCAAAATTACCAA ATAACGAGCTGCATGGCCAAGAGAGTCCCAATTCAGGCAACAGGAGCGATGGACCAGGGAAGAACACCACCCTTCACAATGAATTTGACACAATTGTCTTGCCGGTGCTTTATCTCATTATCTTTGTGGCAAGCATCTTGCTGAATGGTTTAGCAGTGTGGATCTTCTTCCACATTAGGAATAAAACCAGCTTCatattctatctcaaaaacatagtagTTGCAGACCTCATAATGACGCTGACATTTCCATTTCGAATAATCCACGATGCAGGATTTGGACCTTGGTACTTCAAGTTTATTCTCTGCAGATACACTTCGGTTTTGTTTTATGCAAACATGTATACTTCCATTGTGTTCCTTGGGCTGATAAGCATTGATCGCTATCTGAAGGTGGTCAAGCCATTTGGGGACTCTCGGATGTATAGCATAACCTTTACGAAGGTTTTATCTATTTGTGTTTGGGTGATCATGGCTGTTTTGTCTTTGCCAAATATCATCCTAACAAATAGTCAACCAACAGAGGACAATATCTATGACTGCATGAAACTTAAAAGTCCTTTGGGGGTCAAATGGCATAAGGCAGTCACCTACGTGAACAGCTGCTTGTTTGTGGCTGTGCTGGTGATTCTAATCGGATGTTACATAGCCATATCCAGGTATATCCACAAATCCAGCAGGCAATTCATAAGTCAGTCAAGCCGAAAGCGAAAACATAACCAGAGCATCAGGGTAGTTGTGGCTGTGTTTTTTACCTGCTTTCTACCATATCATTTGTGCAGAATTCCTTTTACTTTTAGTCACTTAGACAGGCTTTTAGATGAATCTGCACATAAAATCCTCTATTACTGCAAAGAAATGACACTTTTCTTGTCTGCGTGTAATGTGTGCCTGGATCcaataatttactttttcatgTGTAGGTCATTTTCAAGAAGGCTGttcaaaaaatcaaatatcaGAACCAGGAGTGAAAGCATCAGATCACTGCAAAGTGTCAGAAGATCGGAGGTTCGCATATATTATGATTATACTGATGTGTAG